A single genomic interval of Penaeus vannamei isolate JL-2024 chromosome 21, ASM4276789v1, whole genome shotgun sequence harbors:
- the LOC138865539 gene encoding uncharacterized protein, with protein sequence MLEATDACRAARLRGDWDLSRSQVRRSVKVEKGQFIRILAGEAEDHFLVNDLLNLDAGNIEIPLPEPPISEDPPSVTVVKGAISKLKSGKAAGICGIPTKLVVNLCNILLRYIRDHAEAPEAGAIWIHSCIDQIPPPVSSGMGCLQLTSISSKPVYWYYKYHWEIQRMREISTSIIELLANLYTGTECAVNLIGALATLGNIKVINLDFADDVAILSLWKH encoded by the exons ATGCTAGAAGCTACAGATGCctgtcgtgcagctcgtctgagaggggattgggatttgagtcgttctcaggtgcgcaggtCAGTCAAGGTTGAGAAGGGACAATTTATTAGGATTCTTGCAGGGGAGGCCGaagaccatttcttagtaaatgaccttc ttaatttgGATGCGGGTAATATCGAGATTCCGTTACCGGAACCACCCAtaagtgaggatccaccctcagTAACTGTAGTTAAAGGGGCAATCTCCaaactgaagagtggtaaagcagcgggtatctgtggCATCCCAACTaaactggtggtgaacctatg TAACATCCTTCTGAGATATATCAGAGACcatgctgaggcaccagaggctggagcaatctggattcattccTGTATAGACCAAATTCCGCCCCCTGTGAGTTCAGGCATGGGCTGCTTACAGCTTACATCAATCTCAAG caagcctgtatactggtactacaAATATCACTGGGAGAtccaaagaatgagagaaatttcAACAAGCATTATTGAATTattagcaaacctgtatactggtactgaatgtGCTGTAAATTTGATAGGGGCCCT agcaactctgggcaatatcaaggttattaacctcgactttgctgatgatgttgctattctgagtctttggaaacattAG